Proteins co-encoded in one Girardinichthys multiradiatus isolate DD_20200921_A chromosome 11, DD_fGirMul_XY1, whole genome shotgun sequence genomic window:
- the micu2 gene encoding calcium uptake protein 2, mitochondrial, with protein sequence MASWGKFAAVFRNVVRSSRVLKSFTKCRVIGSGILGSVIGTGGLCYYYYQHANSRILPFAVLAEEEKEPAAPQLSARKIRFTQFASVVYELEPYMTPRDFLFSVMLEQVDRKLQKRILTPQDVDKMLRAASNARPGSDLFRNLGDNGLISYTEYLFLLTILTKPLTGFHIAFKMLDVDGNEHVDKKEFLKLKNIIGKTKLKPPKDVAEKAAEEGEAVNTTLQAHFFGKKGDDKLQYQKFRRFMEDLQAEVQEMEFLQFSKGMDTMRREDFAEWLLHYTNEEYNEVYWENMRKKIPAGQSITFEEFEAFCLFTNNLEDFAFSMKMITEANRPVGMAQFKRAVKIATGHELSENVLDTVFKLFDMDGDNCLSQKEFMGVMTDRVLRGLKVEQQSGISGYWKCVKRETLKGAQEALEHTSCPI encoded by the exons ATGGCCAGCTGGGGAAAGTTCGCCGCCGTCTTTAGAAATGTGGTAAGGAGCTCTCGGGTTCTAAAAAGTTTCACAAAATGCAGAGTTATCGGTTCCGGTATTTTGGGCTCTGTCATTGGAACCGGAGGACTCTGTTATTACTACTATCAGCATGCTAACAGCAGGATTCTACCCTTCGCTGTTCTTGCAGAGGAAGAAAAG GAACCTGCAGCTCCTCAGTTGTCTGCCAGAAAGATCCGTTTCACCCAGTTTGCCTCAGTAGTGTATGAACTAGAGCCCTACATGACTCCGAGGGACTTCCTGTTCTCTGTTATGCTGGAACAAGTGGATC GAAAGCTCCAGAAGAGAATCTTAACACCACAG GATGTGGACAAAATGTTGAGGGCTGCTTCTAATGCTCGTCCCGGCAGTGATCTGTTCAGAAATTTAGGGGACAACG GTCTAATATCCTACACCGAGTACCTCTTCCTGCTGACCATTCTGACCA AGCCGTTGACAGGGTTTCATATAGCTTTCAAAATGCTGGATGTGGACGGCAATGAGCATGTGGACAAAAAGGAATTTCTTAAG CTCAAGAACATAATCGGCAAAACGAAACTGAAACCTCCCAAGGATGTTGCAGAG AAAGCAGCAGAGGAAGGGGAGGCTGTAAACACAACACTACAGGCGCACTTCTTTGGAAAGAAAGGGGACGACAAGCTGCAGTATCAGAAGTTTCGCAG ATTCATGGAGGACCTGCAAGCTGAGGTTCAGGAGATGGAGTTCCTGCAGTTCTCTAAAGGCATGGACACCATGAGAAGGGAAGACTTTGCAGAGTGGCTACTGCACTACACCAATGAAGAATATAACGAAGTCTACTGGGAAAACATGAGGAAGAAGATCCCAGCTGGTCAG AGCATCACATTTGAGGAATTTGAAGCCTTCTGCCTGTTCACCAACAACCTGGAGGATTTCGCCTTTTCGATGAAGATGATCACTGAGGCCAATCGTCCTGTGGGAATGG CCCAGTTTAAGCGGGCTGTGAAGATTGCCACTGGCCATGAGCTCTCAGAGAATGTTCTGGACACGGTGTTCAAACTCTTTGACATGGATGGAGACAACTGCCTGAGTCAGAAGGAATTTATGGGAGTAATGACGGATAGAGTACTGCGAGGTCTGAAG GTGGAGCAGCAGAGTGGCATCTCTGGCTACTGGAAGTGTGTGAAGAGGGAGACACTGAAAGGTGCTCAGGAAGCCCTGGAACACACCAGCTGCCCCATCTGA
- the LOC124876969 gene encoding uncharacterized protein LOC124876969 isoform X1, giving the protein MIQRSFAGLDEASEDSEDEYIPETTGESTDSEASVELSLEKGPKDKTMSFSQNRSKFCRQSKSESSQTRNFESHDSRATTYKDERAPLEEESVYVAPVLKKEDGSRTYNKKHHCVYCGVFVQKMSRHLLRRHMDKIEVAKAYSLPKNSKQRRLQLDYLRNKGNFEHNTEVMESNQGKLIAWKQPKKKTEGEIFKHCLYCYGLFKKKAMWRHFQSCKFKPQDKSLKKGKTRVQALCAFAEPVPPEFSDSYWRFLSEMHQDEITVACKKDQCILDFGYRLFHKNERVVSQHQYIRQKLRELGRLLLEARNIASVKSIKDLIKPEKYVTVVAAARRLAGFSEESGNYQRPSLARKVGHDMHSLAMFIKTEGLKMKDKEAVQNAEEFAQLYQESWKYDIKIQKLLKRHLVSPHPVA; this is encoded by the exons ATGATTCAGAGGAGCTTTGCAGGGTTAGATGAGGCAAGTGAAGACAGTGAAGATGAATATATTCCAGAAACCACTGGAGAAAGCACAGACAGTGAAGCCAGTGTGGAATTAAGTCTGGAAAAAGGTCCGAAGGATAAAACTATGTCATTTAGTCAAAATAGAAGCAAGTTTTGCAGGCAGAGTAAGAGTGAGTCCAGTCAGACTAGAAACTTTGAAAGTCATGATTCCAGAGCCACTACATATAAAGATGAAAGGGCCCCCCTGGAGGAAGAATCTGTTTATGTTGCTCCTGTTTTGAAGAAGGAAGATGGATCCAGGACCTATAATAAGAAACACCACTGTGTGTATTGTGGAGTATTTGTTCAAAAAATGTCAAGACATCTATTGCGCAGACACATGGATAAAATAGAGGTTGCAAAAGCCTACAGTTTgccaaaaaactcaaaacaaagacGACTCCAGTTGGATTATTTGCGAAATAAGGGAAACTTTGAGCACAACACTGAAGTTATGGAAAGTAACCAAGGCAAGCTCATTGCGTGGAAACAaccaaagaagaaaacagaagggGAAATATTCAAACATTGTTTGTACTGCTATGGACTGTTCAAAAAAAAGGCAATGTGGCGACATTTCCAGTCCTGCAAATTCAAGCCTCAAGATAAGTCTTtgaaaaaggggaaaacaagAGTTCAAGCATTGTGTGCATTTGCTGAACCAGTTCCACCAGAGTTCAGTGATTCATACTGGAGGTTTCTAAGTGAGATGCATCAAGATGAGATTACAGTTGCATGTAAGAAGGATCAATGCATACTAGATTTTGGATACAGATTGTTCCACAAGAATGAGAGGGTAGTCAGCCAGCACCAATACATCCGTCAAAAGCTAAGAGAGCTTGGCAGACTGCTACTTGAGGCAAGAAATATTGCTTCTGTGAAGAGTATTAAAGATCTCATAAAGCCTGAAAAATATGTTACAGTTGTCGCTGCTGCAAGACGTCTAGCTGGATTCAGTGAAGAAAGTGGCAACTATCAACGACCATCTCTCGCTCGAAAAGTTGGTCACGACATGCATTCTTTAGCCATGTTCATTAAGACGGAAGGACTGAAGATGAAGGATAAGGAAGCTGTGCAAAACGCAGAGGAGTTTGCACAACTGTATCAAGAAAGTTGGAAATATGATATT aagaTCCAGAAGCTTCTGAAGAGACACCTTGTATCCCCACATCCAGTGGCTTAA
- the LOC124876969 gene encoding uncharacterized protein LOC124876969 isoform X2, with the protein MHLSVYLSKDTSETHEDVNLALTALEQKLCNYFVRITIVGKRGRKVPVLLGPMMKESLDALTGRREECGVLEENQYLFALPNSVHYLRGSDCIRQFVSECSGLKNPTALTSTKLRKHIATLSTVLNLKTTELDQLADFLGHNVAVHRKHYRLPEGTIQLAKISKVLLAMEQGRLGEYKGKSLDEIHLDVNETLDMDGSSQEKVDMPDGTENGTNLSSQEEDPEASEETPCIPTSSGLSQENLTKKKVTNSDGLMPEVNEVTSCTPTSSSQSNERSAKKSGKEKVVKRSWTPEECAAVNKHLRKYILTNQVPGKLDCERCIAAEPQALSKRDWRAVKYFVKNRITTMRRKYE; encoded by the exons ATGCATTTGTCAGTTTACTTATCAAAGGACACATCAGAAACACACGAGGATGTTAACCTGGCCCTCACAGCACTTGAACAAAAGCTCTGCAACTATTTTGTCCGGATAACCATTGTgggaaaaagaggaagaaaagttCCTGTTCTGCTGGGTCCAATGATGAAGGAATCCCTTGATGCTCTTACTGGAAGGCGGGAAGAATGTggagtcctggaagaaaatcaatACCTGTTTGCGTTGCCGAATTCTGTCCATTACCTCAGAGGTTCAGACTGTATAAGGCAGTTTGTGAGTGAGTGCAGTGGCCTCAAAAACCCTACAGCACTCACCTCAACAAAGCTCAGGAAACACATTGCAACATTGTCAACAGTTTTGAACCTGAAGACTACAGAACTTGACCAGTTGGCAGATTTCCTTGGGCATAATGTTGCTGTTCACAGGAAGCACTATCGCCTTCCAGAGGGTACCATACAGTTAGCAAAAATAAGCAAAGTTCTCCTTGCAATGGAACAAGGACGGCTAGGAGAGTATAAAGGGAAGAGTCTGGATGAAATCCACCTTGATGTCAACG AAACTCTTGACATGGATGGTTCTTCACAAGAGAAAG TTGATATGCCTGACGGAACTGAGAATGGCACCAATTTATCCTCACAAGAAG aagaTCCAGAAGCTTCTGAAGAGACACCTTGTATCCCCACATCCAGTGGCTTAAGTCAGGAAAACTTGACCAAAAAGAAAG TCACAAATTCAGATGGGCTGATGCCAGAAGTCAACGAAGTGACCTCTTGTACCCCCACCTCTAGCAGCCAAAGTAACGAAAGGTCTGCCAAAAAGAGTG GTAAAGAAAAAGTTGTGAAAAGAAGCTGGACCCCAGAGGAATGTGCTgctgtaaataaacatttaaggaAGTACATATTGACAAATCAGGTTCCTGGTAAGCTTGACTGTGAGAGATGCATTGCTGCAGAACCACAAGCACTGAGTAAAAGAGACTGGAGAGCAGTTAAGTACTTTGTCAAAAACAGAATAACCACcatgaggagaaaatatgagtGA
- the LOC124876969 gene encoding uncharacterized protein LOC124876969 isoform X3 — MDGSSQEKVDMPDGTENGTNLSSQEEDPEASEETPCIPTSSGLSQENLTKKKVTNSDGLMPEVNEVTSCTPTSSSQSNERSAKKSGKEKVVKRSWTPEECAAVNKHLRKYILTNQVPGKLDCERCIAAEPQALSKRDWRAVKYFVKNRITTMRRKYE, encoded by the exons ATGGATGGTTCTTCACAAGAGAAAG TTGATATGCCTGACGGAACTGAGAATGGCACCAATTTATCCTCACAAGAAG aagaTCCAGAAGCTTCTGAAGAGACACCTTGTATCCCCACATCCAGTGGCTTAAGTCAGGAAAACTTGACCAAAAAGAAAG TCACAAATTCAGATGGGCTGATGCCAGAAGTCAACGAAGTGACCTCTTGTACCCCCACCTCTAGCAGCCAAAGTAACGAAAGGTCTGCCAAAAAGAGTG GTAAAGAAAAAGTTGTGAAAAGAAGCTGGACCCCAGAGGAATGTGCTgctgtaaataaacatttaaggaAGTACATATTGACAAATCAGGTTCCTGGTAAGCTTGACTGTGAGAGATGCATTGCTGCAGAACCACAAGCACTGAGTAAAAGAGACTGGAGAGCAGTTAAGTACTTTGTCAAAAACAGAATAACCACcatgaggagaaaatatgagtGA